From Solanum lycopersicum chromosome 4, SLM_r2.1:
attatACTATTGATTCGTTTGTATGTGTATACCgaaacaaattatataattgtttttttgtataaatatagcgaaatatacatattaatagcCAAGTTTGTTATGGAGTACggttataacatataaatataaatttttatgtttgctataagTGAAAGTTGCTCTACATTGAGTTGTGTTCGGCTCAAAGTTTTTAATGTGGTTTGTTTgaaatttattcttaaaaataaataaatgtctaTTATATTGTCAATAAATAGTTtcttatatgcttaattgttgAATGTtggatagaaaaaataataataattatcatattttacttttaaaagtaaatttaactaatcttcttctatataattttgtatatataactCTTTAGCTATTGAATAAAAAGTTTAGTTTCTctatatatcatcaatatttcatatattttttttattatgtatgattacttggttactttttttttataagttaaaatatttattcgcgtatgattaaaatttgaagtgaTAAAAGACAATCGAtacaagttaaagttaaagtacatatttatattttaaataattatataacaataataataataataattatttattattatgaatatatttggACAAACTTAGGTTTTTAGGGTTTTAGCATACATATAGCTTCTTCTACAGACGAGCAAAAATCGAGTTCGAGAAAACACTATCTGTGCCGGCGATTGCTTTTTTTGGATAACAATGGGGAAGAAGAAGTTCATTGACAAGAAGAAATCAGCTACTTTTCAGTTATTCGCCTGTGATTCATCGGATCCGGCATACGAATCCGGCTCCTCCGGCGCCGACAGAGTGTTCGTCAGAGTTGACAACAATACATCCTACTCAGTCGACGCCTTTCACTCCTACGATCAATTTAACCCAGATGACCCGAATTCGATTTACGCTGATGCTCCAGAAGATGAAGAGGCGTACAATGGATGGGCAGCCGGGCATTCGGGTACCGGAAATCAAGCTGTGATGTTACCTGATAATGTAAGAAAGGAGATATTGGAGCTAGGGTTTCCTGATGATGGGTATAATTACTTGCATCACTTGAGGGAGATTAAGAACACTGGTGGAGGCTCTGCTTATTATGAGAATCCCAAGGCTAAACTTACTGAGCTTCCTCGTGATGTGAAGGTTTGTTAATTCTatgaatttttgtatttttttttttttactttttctgcCTAAAAATGTTAGCTTTGGTTGAATTAGTATTATTCTGTATCATAATTATGTAGAATTAGCATTATTTGTTTTGTATGTGAGTTTCAATGAATAACACTAAGGATTAAAATTTAGTCAACCCCAATTTGTTTGAACTGAGGTTTAATTGTCGTAGACTTTTAGTTGTATTATATGGAAGTAGTATTAGGATTTCAGCTTTGGTTGAATTATTATAGTGATACAATCAACTATGCCTCAATTCCCTTTTAGTTGGCGGTGTATAAAAATCCTTTATGAGTATAATTCGTTATAATGATTACGTTGGTTCGTGTCAGTATACTTACTGaatgaaaggaaaaacaaagaattgattaataatttttaaagacAGTAGCTTTGTGGCTCATCTTTTCTAGTTAACAAATGTATGGTTTTGGATAGGCATATGATGCTTCAAGAGTCGCGGTTGCAAAAGTGGATGATGATTCCAATGAGAAGTATGTATACAATGTGGCAGCCAAGACGGTAGGGGTAAGAGTTCAGAAGGCAGTGGATCCTGAAGTTGCTGCTTTGCTAGATGACAGTGATTTGTCACGTTTTGGGTCTGATGATGAGGATTTAGAGTTGGAAGAAGATTTTGTTATCACGGCAAACCTACCCGATGGGGCAGATAATGTGGAACTTGACaagaatttaaggttactagaGAGATCAGATGTTGACAAAGTAGGAAGCAATGATACTGCTGGACATGTGCAGAGAAATGAGGCCAAATTTGCGACTATTGAAGAGAAGCCAAGAGCACGCCGCCCTCTGGATGAACAGTTTGATATGGTAAGCTGTTTGtttcttctatattttctttttctttttgttcaaaatctatatttttctttacgTGAATTTTTACAAGCCCGATGACGacttaaaagagaaaaatgactcccccaccaaaaaaaaaaaaggagaggcTAAAGTGACCATAAGTGTGTTATAAGAGGACATCGGCCCATGATAAATGAATTGGTCTAGTTTGCCCTTTTTCTGGTAATGTGGTTCCAGTCCATTTGGTGCTCACCTCAATCAActcattgaaatattttctaatttctaCCTTGCACTTGTTGAGCTCAAATTTCCCTTCTAAAAGAAAATGTTTCTATCTTGCAACTAGCACAGGTATTTGGTAGCTCTTCCTTTGTCTTAGGTAGATGGGGTTTACCTAGTCATAGTGGGGTGGCTGAGGAGCAATGTAGAATAGTGGAGGTGTGCGCAAGTTTCTATCTTTGATAAATAGGCCACCTCATTAGGTCTGAATTTGCAGCATctgctttaaaaatattttcccaaGACATTGTTTCTTTTTGAAGTTCTTTTTCTCCTAGTGCTTTACTCGATAATAGAGGCAATCTAAGCCACCTTTTGCGTGTCTTATCATAGTAATTGCTTGTAAGATCTTTTACTATCCTTTATCAGTGTCAACTGATACAACTTCACATACATGTACAGATGGCATGTTTTCAGCTGAAATTGAGTTGAAACATTCTTTTTTTGATAAGTTAAAGGTTAGCAgagaatgaaattattttagtCTTTGTTATAGGTATAAAGTATTTCCACTAAAGCTCATCTTTTCCCTCAAAATGACTTCTAAGTAGTACATACAGTTAGGtttaaactattattatccaATAGATTATATGGATTTTCATGCCATTTATCTTTGCTTAATCGAGTTTATTCAGCAAGCTGTTAGAATCATTCCTCGAGCTTTTTGTTCTGATGACTGGTTTCATATCATGGTTGCATCATCATTGGGCTTGAAAAATTTTATTAGTCGTTATGGGCTGAGAGGGAATATTTTGTCTTGCATCATTGAATGAAGCCATAAGCATGTGTTAatttgtatgtttagattatttatattttcagtCCTAAGTTGCTTCTTGGTTTTAGGGTAATTGCATAAGCTTATAATGTGTGTAGTTTAatcaatatgtatttttgtaGTATTTTCTGCAGTGTTTGTTTCTTTAGGTTGTTAATGTGTATGAATTTCCATGTTTAGATTTTGAGTCTACTTGTTTTTAGGTAGATGAATAAGATAGTCTGCTTATAGTAGATCTCCTTGTAAATTTAGCACCACTGTTAAGAAATGTGAAGTCTCTTTGTAAGTTTTTTATTCACTAGAGAGttgataatttaaatttgttgttgtttcttCATGATTAAGACAATGTCCGTTCTTCTTTAttgatatatttgattgaaaGTTTTCTTGTCTCTGTCTTGCATCTCATCTTCTCAGCTTGAACTTGAAGAGTATGGATCTGATACCGAAGAAGAATATGATGGTGATATGATTGAGGAAAATGAATGTCACGAATCCCTTGCAGAAAAGCTTAATCATGCATTTAAGGAGCGTGCCATTGATGGCTTGGAACTCAATAATTATGGACCAGATGATGCGGAATTGCTTGAACCTGAAGCTGATGTCATAAACCGGTGCAGAGAATATGCAGAGAAGTATGAAAATGAAGGTCCAGCGGAAGAAACAGCTATTTTTGATGAAAGCAGCAGTGACTCAGAAGTATGGGATTGTGAAACTATAGTGTCAACGTATTCAAATCTTGATAACCACCCTGGAAAAATTGTAGCTCCTGAAGCAAGGAGAAAAAAGTTGCTCCCTGCTATTTCTGAAGCTTCACCTATAATATCCCTTAAAGGAAAAGCAAATCTTCCTGTAGACTATTTGCCTAGCAAGGGAAAGCATGCCTTGCTAAAGGAGGATAAGAAAAAGCAAGGTTCAGAAAAGGAGGGAAAGGACAACCCAATGAAGGAGCAGCTCAAAAGAAAGCAACATGGCCAGGAGTCAAaggaggaaaagaaagaaagaaaggtcAATGGttttgtatatcaatattttttattgtggAATTGTATTGCTTGATATCTCTCCTCTGCTGAGCTCGTTTTTACTTTGCCTAGCCTATTTGGATTTACTTTTTCTTCTCAATTGTACATAAAACATCTGATATAATGTTTTAACATTGAGGTTCTACCTTTTCAGGCTGCTGTGAAGGAAGAACGACGTGAGGCGCGCCGTATGAAAAAAGAAACGAAGGAGCTATATAAGTGTGAAGCACAGCGTGCCCAGAAGGTTGCTGCTTTTACCGGACCATCTGCCATACATCTCATGTGAGTGTCCCTTCAGAATTTGTGTCAAAATCTGGCAACATATACATGCCTTTGTAGTTTTGTATGTCTGAATTCAGGGAGAAGTCACGTGTCTCCATGGTTTTGTAATTCTGATGGAAAAGTGAGCAAGTTGCTAGGGCGTTGGATGAAGTTTTGGTTGGATCCTTGGTGCTTTGTTCAGCTTTGCTTAGGGGGTGCAATCACTAGAGTCCATgtcctatttatagacaacttCTTCCTTCTTTCCTACCATTAAATTCTAACGTCTTTCTAATCAATTTCTTCCATGTCATCCTTGCTGAAATTTTATCTTTCCGATAGAAGTATAGCTGTCCCCGAGTTAGTGTTCACAACCCCTTGTATCAGGCTTatacttttgaaattttctttggTGTTAAGCTCATTGTTTTTCCCCAATTGCAATTTGCAAAGAGGTGGCCCACAGGCTAGTTCAAGAACTCTAAATGCTCGTGCTCCCATGTTTATTGGTTCTAATCCAGAGAAACTTTAATTCACTACAGCATTGCAGTTACTCTGTTAACAACCCAAAAAACCATGAAGTTTGAAATGCTAGTTAAGAACCATGGAAACCAGGTCTCATAAAAAAAGAACCATGAACCAGACACCATTAACTTTAGGCACTTTTGACATTTTAACTGACAAGTAGCTAGATGGTAACGTATACAGAAGATTGTCTATAGTCTAGCAATCCATATCCAATTCTCAACTACAATCCATTTTATTATGTCTAATGGCTATTTTCTTGCCCCTTAAACTCAAAGCTATAATTTAACAAGAAGGTACTGAATGTAGTTTTTCGTTggcttcaaaattcaaaatttcctGATGGCAATTTACCAATGAAAATATCTGGTTGTGTTTCGCATTTAACAGTGGAGTAATTTACCAATGAAAATATATGGTTGTGTTTCGCATTTAACAGTGGAGTAGTTTGTGGTTTCAAAAGAAAACTGATAGAATCTTCGGTCTGTTTATTCTCTCACAGGTGACATTATATCGGTTGTGTACTTTAAAGTAAGAGCCTTTGCAGCTGTAGTTGATCCTCTATTGCACCCAAAATGGGAGTTGTTGGTTGACACGTTCTTTAAACATCAAGGCGATGTGGGAAAGCTTTTCTACTCTTTGATGGTATATAATACATGATAGATCCTCCGTCCTCGAAACAGTTCTCAGCTACATAACGTATGTGTGTGGCCAAGCAGAGTTGCAACTTTGATGAATATTTACTGTTTAATTGGTGGAATATGCCGACTTGTGGACATTCTATGTAGCCTTTTTACAGTGTGATGTTATTGGAGTTTTTAACAGTTTGCAAAATTCATGTCGtgcatttaattcttaattgagTTTCATTCCTGTAAAGTTCATCATTGTGTTTGTGGATTGGAATTGGATTCTTGGAGTTCTCTGTTATCCCAGTGCTTAGCTATATCTGCCATATGCTTGAATCTTTTTCTGTTGTGATGAGCAGACAATTTGTTCATAAGCTAATATTCACCATAAACTTGTCTGCATTTATTTGGTAGCATTACAGAGTGCGAAATCTGAATCAAGCAGATAACAACTCTTACTTACATCATTTGTTCATATCATAAAAGGTGATTGCTGCTACTGAATACTGGTGTGAATTAGAGACTAACAACTGTGTTTGTAGCACTTTGCTTTGTGCTCCGTATTGTGAGGAATGGGAGCTGGATCACCTCTACCGAAGTATGGTGCTGGACTCAAGGAACCATAATCTTGGTAGTGTTGTTCTGTCTGAAACTgatatgtgatatctttgaacttGTTTAGTTCTTCTTCTTGGATTGACGCGTAGTTGTTGAGCTGCTCTTCTTCCTGGAGTTGCGAGATTACTGATGCTGGTGAATCTGATGGTGACAATGGCGATTTTGTAGCCATGAATAGTATTATAAAAACCAGCATACACAGGAAGTGCATGACTGACCTTACAGTAAATATTGGCATGCGGAAGTGATTTATGGATTGTTGTTGGTAAATTTTGTCAATTGATGTTTAAGTTTAACTTGTGCTGGTATTTGTTATGTTTCATGTATTGGGGATGACATAATCATGGTTCTTGCATGTACAATATTTGTGAAGCAGCTCATGTCGTCACACATTCAACTTCTTTCTAGTGCTAGTTTTTCTCGACTTCCATGCTATTCTATCTGAGATCATGTTCTTGGTCTACCTTTACTTGGGCTTCGTATTATCCACCTCTTCCATTCTCACCTAATTAGatgataaaattaaagttaGTGCATCTAATACATTCTACCAATCGAGATGAATTGTCATTTAGTATCtcctatatttttctttcacccctagataaaattaaaaaattatttcatttaaaatctcctatatttttctttcacccctagataaaattaaaaaaatattccgTTGCCGGGACTTGAACCCGGGTCTCTCGGGTGAGAGCCGAGTATCCTAACCAACTAGACTACAACGGATTTGGAAGTCTTTACAGAGTATTAGTATATAAACTAATATAATCTACAAATCAGAAAGGTCAACTTGACTGCAGGTAAAAAGaatcatattcaaaacttgaatgacaaattatgataatttttgtaGAATAATTTGAATGCATGGAGTTCATTTACTTTGTGTTAGTTCTTTGTTAATATCAAGgataaaaagaaacaatttgTTAATGTCAACAGTTTACATAGATCAAGAGTataataaatgatgaaataaagctattttaaatagtaaaaagaataaattt
This genomic window contains:
- the LOC101251881 gene encoding uncharacterized protein, producing the protein MGKKKFIDKKKSATFQLFACDSSDPAYESGSSGADRVFVRVDNNTSYSVDAFHSYDQFNPDDPNSIYADAPEDEEAYNGWAAGHSGTGNQAVMLPDNVRKEILELGFPDDGYNYLHHLREIKNTGGGSAYYENPKAKLTELPRDVKAYDASRVAVAKVDDDSNEKYVYNVAAKTVGVRVQKAVDPEVAALLDDSDLSRFGSDDEDLELEEDFVITANLPDGADNVELDKNLRLLERSDVDKVGSNDTAGHVQRNEAKFATIEEKPRARRPLDEQFDMLELEEYGSDTEEEYDGDMIEENECHESLAEKLNHAFKERAIDGLELNNYGPDDAELLEPEADVINRCREYAEKYENEGPAEETAIFDESSSDSEVWDCETIVSTYSNLDNHPGKIVAPEARRKKLLPAISEASPIISLKGKANLPVDYLPSKGKHALLKEDKKKQGSEKEGKDNPMKEQLKRKQHGQESKEEKKERKAAVKEERREARRMKKETKELYKCEAQRAQKVAAFTGPSAIHLM